ATGGTGTCGTCCGTCGGAGCTCGAAGAGCGGGATGACGCGTTCGGTGTGCTGTTGGTGCTGCGCAAGCGCCGGCGCGCGCTGGGCGAACGCCGCGAACAGCGCCTCCCGCTCGCCGTCGTGCAGTTCCCGCGCGATGACGTCGTACTCGTCCGTGCCGACCTCGACGCGGGCCTGCGGATTTGCCCGCAGGTTGTGCACCCACGCCGGGTTCTTGTCCGAGCCAAGCGACG
Above is a window of Mycolicibacterium baixiangningiae DNA encoding:
- a CDS encoding nitroreductase/quinone reductase family protein — translated: MTELDKDALTADPEALGAFNRRIVEEFRTNAGDVPSVPGGALLLLHTTGAKSGEPRLTPLAYLDVEHGWVVPGSSLGSDKNPAWVHNLRANPQARVEVGTDEYDVIARELHDGEREALFAAFAQRAPALAQHQQHTERVIPLFELRRTTP